tcggttgtaGCGACGATGATCGAGGCCCTCAATGCGTCCGTGGATTCGCAGCTCAACGTTCTCCTCGATTTgtctaactgactacctgtggcggTCGCTGCCACgcgcaccgtgtgtgtgtgtgaaaacgtgggggcaagccgtcgcctgtgccgtgttgtgacttgaaaacacGAGAGGTGGGGCCAAAttgcctaactgactacctgtggcggtcgttgccacgcgcaccgtgtgtgtgtgaaaacgtgggggcaatttgcctaactgactacctgtggcgatcgctgccgcgcgcatcgtgcaccgtgtgagaggtgggggcatcGAGGAATCGATTTCCCGGCTAGCTTCGTTATCACTGCTGATCGTGCTGCTCCCTCCAGCGCGTCGGCCAGTCGGATGAGATTCTCCGCATTGGAGAAGCCGCACACTTCTGTCCCTTCGCGGAACCTCGCGCTGAAGAGCGGCCAATCCTCCGGCTTGCCGTCGAATTTAGGCAGCTTTTTTGGCCATATGTGCCTGGCCGCTACTTGACGTGGTTCAAGCTGCTCGGCTTTGGCCGTTTGATGGTTGTTGTGCGCCCAGTCGCGCGTCGTTTGCAGCTTCGCGTCGgccattttccctttccgATGGTTGCTTACacgggagctgctgcttgctcgACTTAACGTATCTTCGCCACCGAGCAGCTCCATGCGGCGTAGAAGGTACTCGCGATCGGCCCGTGCagcgctctccctctctgcggTGACATCGAGCTGACGCTGCTTCTCCAGTATAGCAAGCTGCGCGCGCCGCTTTGATGAGCTTGACGACGCCAGAGAGAGCGCGGTCGATGGCGATACGGCCGCTGCTATCTGTGCCTTGCTCTCTCCACTCCTTCTCCGTTCCGAGAGGACACCGTTCTTTTTATGGCACTTGTAGTCGGCACTGATAGCGTGgccttcgcttcttctttctttggaGGCCACTTCGCACTTATCTTCGGAGACTGCTTTTCGTCCGCCATCGTTCCGCGTAGTTACGAAAGCACCGATTGACGCATCGATAGGTATTGTTCGTTATCGTGTAGCAGCTCACAACACCGTGATTTAGATGTGATAATCGCGTTTCAGCGATAGCGTTTAAGGATGTtaactgttggtggtggcgcgtcCTTTCACGGGCGCCGGAACGGAGTAGTCGCGTCTTGTTTGAGTTCTCTGGTTTATTTCTGCCGAGCTTAAACGCTAGTCGCGCACTGACTCGTACTATCGCCGCTGAGGCTTGCATTAGTCCCAGATCGGTGCGAGTTACCTACGTTCGTGCCCGATCGTTATCTTAGGTAACTCGCCGATCTGTTGTGGGTCGTCGGTAGTGAATGTACCAATACTTGCTTAACAGATGTTTTGTTTCCCTGTTTTCTACTGCTTGCACAGCACATTGGCGAAGTCGGTGAAAATGACCGTTGGTTCATTTCCACCTTCTTCGGCTGCAAGCAGTATTCTTATTGCTTCTGCTGTGAAAATCGAAATGTTGTCGTCGAGTCTGATGCTGTTATTTATGCTTTTAGAGTGGATACCGCATCCGGATGCTGGCGGATCCACTGATAGGGACGAAACAACGTAGGAACACTTCGGCACTCGAGCACTTCCGAGCACTTGTTCTCTGTACATGGGGGTTCGTCCAGTGTTGAGGACCACCAGCTCCAGGAGCCGAACTAAAGGCGCCAGTTGCTCGCCCCGGACATCTTTATTGGTGCATCCACTGCAACTAGTTAAGCCTATAAAGAGTTCAAACATCACAGCTAGACGATCAGGCAGCCGATTCAATGCATACCTTACAACTAGTTAATCCTATAAACAGTTCAAAGATCACAGCTACACGATCACGCAGCTATCTCAATTCGTACCTTACAGCTAGCTAAACCTATCTGCTACAGTTCAAACCTTAAACCTAGCTTATCCTTTTACTTCTGGCGGACGTTTTCTTTactgggtttttgtttctgagATTTGAATGTGTAAGTATGAAAATAAGAAACTTTTCTATGTCCTGTATAGAAAACATAACGTCACCAAAAGATATTACTTGTAAAAATAAGTATTTAACATTTATGAACTCCCGGAATCGATGCTTTCTCACCCCCTGACGATATTGGCCCGCCCACGAGCATGTGGTCAAGAAGGCCCGATCGAAAATTTTGTCCACTACCCGAAGAGCCATCGTCCTTCCTTTTTGTGAATAACGTCCCTTACCAAATCCTGACGTTATCACCTACACCATATTGACCATATTGTTCGGATTGCTACGATATTTCTCGAGCTGCTGCAATTTTTCTATGCTGTTAACTGGCACCAAATCCGATGCATTCGGTGTGatgttagctgctgctgtgggtgcCGGCTTTAGCAAcagcatttcattcaaaaccaaTTTGTGGTTCCTTTCTGTACTCTCCTCCAGTTGCTTCCAGAAGATGTTGGCCAGTATCTGTGAGGTTGTCCAGTTTTGTTGCAGTACTTCTCCGGAATTGTCCTGTGTGGTCATTGGCTTCGCACTACTCGACGAACATCTGAATTTGCCGAGCCCGTTGTCCCGCTACTGCCAGGGTCCTCGCGATTATGTGATTGACAGCTCGCCGGTTCCTTGCTTGTCACGTCTCTATCCCGATGCAGCATCACGTGGTGCTTCCCGCTGCAGTTACTGATGGAGCACGGAGGGGCCCGACACACTCCGGAGTTGAGCAACTCAACGCGACTGGCAGATCCGACACACCTGCTTGTCCTCCTCGTGGCGATGCAGCCATGACTGCGTAGGGCGGATCGATGGTGTCGGGACATTTCCCTTTACCGCATGCTCTTGCTCTGGTCGCCTCTCTTGCTGGTGGGCTCGCTCACTGTAAGCCTATGCTTGCCACGGTGAACAGGCGGCGTGTCTCAGGTCTGTTCtcttggtaaaaaaccaatatatacacctcaaccgattcggtaggctaaccgattctaattgcatacatttaggggccgaacatttcaaaatttgaccgttaaataaccagtggaatgaacaagaaccttaaacatgagattaaatcaatttatggtgcgaaaaactacccaaatactatctttcgacagtgaaaatgtaatggcttctccctacccccttctctaatagcactatttaacgtttataacgtattttttaaagatatttaactgaaaaggtgtgcatgtttttgggataattattatgtctaaatcatttttttatctatctggaagggacgggggaaggtataAGCGATGTACttggtatgtactcgctccctccccacccctcctccactttccacatgtatttctgtgtccggctcattctatggttatctaacggcaaaattttgaaatgtataaccgctaaaattatttgaatcggttgaggtgtatgttttggttttttaccactTATACTCATGTAAGTCGCACGCCTTGACCGTTGCACAGAGGTTACGTACGCTAGCGGCGAAGTCCATGAGGGACTCTCCGTCATCCGCGTGTACCAGCGGAAAGGCCCCAATTCTCTGCATCATCATGTGGATGATGACCTCCGGCTGCCCGAAGCTCGTCTGCAGCGTCACTACTAGGCGGTTGACGTTACTCGGGTGCATCAGAAGAACCCGCACGGTATTCCGCACTTTTCCTcgcacactgcactgcagccgGATGATATTCTCCTCCTTAGTGAAGCCCCAAGTTCGCGTTGTGTGCTGGTACATGGACAGGAACATCGGCCACTCCTAGGAGGCCGGCCCCTTAAAGATCGGTAGAACCTTGGGTACCGCCTTACGTGTCCGTTAGCTCCAGGTTATCGACGGCCAGGGAGGCAGGAACAGGGAGTTCCACCCAGTCTGCTGGTGCATCCTGGGGAACCCTCCTTCACACACGGTCGAGGTCACTGGCAGCACTCCACCAGATAGGGGAAGCTCTTCTCGCCCAGTAGCTGTCACCGTCCTTCTCGTCGCATTCTTGTCggatgctgctctctctcgaGCCTCTTTCACCTAGCCCGTGGTTCGGTTCGATACGCTGAATCCCAGACGGTGCTCACTTCTTTCACCGTGTTCCTTCCGCTCGAGGTACGCCTCGAAGATCGTTCTTTCCTCCTCCAGCTTTTCCAACTCACGACGCCCGCGAGAGGAGTACCGGGATGAGGCGACACTGGCACTCCTCGTCCTGCACCTTTCAGGATCCTTTTCGAGGCTGTTACCTGGCTCCGTCTCCCCTTCCTTAGGGGCCAAATCCTTCGGAGCCTCCGGCTCCACTTCCCGCTTAAAAGCAGACTTTCGTCCTCTTCCCGCAGCTGGCTCTACCTGCCTGCGGGTCGGCGCCTTTGCTGCCATCTTGGCTGTAAAGGCTCACTTGCACTGTCGGCAAGCACTGCCGAAAATATTTCTGCTTCCCGGCAGACGCACCGAAGCACCAATAATATTTCACCaacaaaattccaaaacagcTGTGTCTTCTTCgttgtttcggtttcatttcagGAACCGCTGTACGCTGGTTTAATTTGTGTGTTGTAAAAGTCGCAAGAATATCTTGTTCTACATGACTTGCCGTGGATATTTGATACCCAAGAGTGCAGCCGTGTGTATTCTAGGAGGTTATTGTTAAGAGACTAGACTTCGTGTCCAACTGTTCATTCAATactgattgtgtgtgtgtcgctgcaccgtgcctgcctgtctgcctgggTGTGATCTGCCAGCCATGTCGTCGTTCAACCGGCCCGTCTACACGATCGCCTCCATCCGGCAGGAGCTCGCGGACAATACCCTGCAAGTCAAAGCCATCATACAGGAAACGTTAGCGTTCCGCGGTTCGTTGGAGGAGCTGAATGTGCTGAATGAGGCGGGGCGGGAGAAGCTGGGCAACTTGCGGAGGGGTATCGAGCGCCTAGGTATAATGGCACAGGATCTAGGCGATGAAGCGCTATACAATGAGGTGGAAGGCCAGCGGAAGCATTATGCCGACACACTGCAGCAGTTCCGGAAAGCAAACATTAGCACgatgctcgagatcgagaaggcGAACAAGAAGGAGCTGTTCCAGCTGAGCCCGAATGCGAGCGAGATGCGGCAGCGCTCGGGCAAAGGCCACCGCGCCACGATGCTGATACGTTCCGCCacgcagcggctgcagcaagAGAACGTCACGGAGCGGATGCTTTCGATTacgcagcagctgcacgaCACCACGCAACGGTCGGCCGCCAACCTGGAATCTCTCATGAACAGCAGTTTCGTAGTGAAATCGACACAAAACGAGCTCCACAACACGTCCGGCTCGATAAGCAATTCCaagatgctgctggagaagtACGCCCGAAGGGACGCAACCGATTTCGCGATCACCGTCTTCGGCGTGATGTTTTTCTTCGCCACCGTCATGTTCGTGCTCTGGCGTCGGTTGTTCTGATGGACAACAGGCAATCACATGGCTATTCTTGTTAAGCTCGGAGCTTAATTATAAGTATCATattatgcattaaaaaaaaattgagtGTTGAGGAGTGTGATTTCTCAGTCATGCTTTAGTAGgataatttaaagaaaatttttatttaaatccgTTATTCAAACATTTGTACGTTATCACATTTCCAACCACACTGCCGTTTTTCGCGCTTCTCCTTTCTGGCGCAATCCGTCGGCGCTGGTCGTCGACATCCCCTGGTGTTTAGACCTCCTAGTAGaccaaaagcaaataaaccaCTGCATTTACCTCCGCTAGGGGGCCCACATTGGTGTCGTAGCTATCGCCGCTGGTGAAGTACCACCTGACTCGATAACACTTCCCCCCGTACTTCTGCCACCGGTGACAGCCTTAACTacgtttgatcgatcgactTAATTCTTAATTGATTGGTCGACGGTTGTTACTCGGCCGGTAACGCGCTCCGATGTGGCTGTCCGCGAAGGAACGTTCCTCCTCTCGTTCGGGAGGCTATAAGCTTCGCAAGGATTAGTCAGAGAGCGCGTTCTTTCTTCAAATCCTACTTTATTAATCGTTCCGGCCCCCTTTTATACTCGGCCGGACGATATCCTTTCTCTCCCCGGGACACACTTCCCATAACGCAGTCACTATAATGTTATCTCTTATCCGATTATTATCTCGTTATTATCTTATCACTCGCCTGGAGGTAGGCCACCGCGTAACAACGGTAGTGTTAACTCTCACTATATCTATCGCCGATCCCTACTCGTCACCCTTTGCGCATACTTGTTTCCGCACCACTACACGACCTTAAGGCGTCTCTCAATCTCCTCGCTCAAAGTCTCCCTCCaaataatcaaattaaatcaGGTACAATCACCCAACCTTCAATTCGATCCTGTTTGGATCCTTCGACCCTGCACCTGTAGCTTCAGTTGACAGTGGTGGGGGTACTCACTATCTGCAAAGCGGAATCCCTCCCTTTTCATCGCTGTCCACTGCCTCGTCAACTGCCTCGTCAACTGGAACTGCCGCATGGTGTATCACTCTCAACACTCGACCTAACCACAGTCAAATTCTCTTCTTTCAACTTCTTTCCAACTTGTCTTCCTGTTTCAAACTGTCTGGTGAGTCGGCTCCCCATTTGGCTTTGTTGTAATGTAATGAGTCGGCTCCCCATTTGGCTTTGTTGTAATCCCTGTCTCTTTTAGCTTTTCCCTGGTTCCCGCGCGAACATCTAACATCGCAAGTCGCGTAACTGACCTATCATACACTCGGTTGCCTATCCTGACCGCGACGCTCCCCGTTTTCCCGTCCCCCTCCCAACGCTTCGGTGCATGACCCTGTGGATATCGATGTTCGGATAACGTTTCCACTTTTTTATATTTGATCGGGTGACACAGAGAGTTGGGTTTTTTAGCGTTTATTTCCGTGCAGCGTCTACTGCGCGTTGGTAGCGTTACGGAGCTTTTTGGTACACGTCTAGCTGCTTCGAAGAACACGATAGAACAACCTAGAAACGTCAGACGCGTTCTGACGTGTCAAGGGGCTCGAACCGGCTTGACTTTAAAATCTGTTTGGATTTGGTGAAGCCGCCACAACCCTTATACAATATTCCTCCTTCTATCATGAaatcatccacaatttttccaTCCTCGATTTCCTTGATAATCGTGCACATCTGTTCATCGTTCCTTTGTGCTTCCCTCACCCTACCACCTAAATTATTGGTTATTCGCCTTATCGAAGGACGGGCTAGCGCATCGACATGACGCATTCTATCCGCCGAACGATGCTCAATTTCGTATTCAAACTCGGCCAAGCTGACTACTCATCTTGCCGTTCGCGGATTGATATCCTTCTTTTCTAATGATTGCTTGAACTTATTGACTTCGCGATAGTCGACACAAGCTCGCCGCGATCCATCATCCTTGGGAACCACAACAATCGGGCTAGCGAACTTGCTTCGTGACGGACGAATGATGCCGTTGTCCATCCACTCATTTATCTGTCGCTTCACAACATCCCTTTCCAGCGGAGCTAGCCTTCTTGGCACTGCACTAATCGGACTATGGTCTGTCAATTCGATCTTCACttatgttgtttgtgcttacgggtttgttttaaaaaaaggaatttattaaaactacTATATGTTACTATATCCTACTATATGTTACTATATACTATATGTTACTATATGTTACTATAAACTACTATATGTACTGTTTGAGCGGTGGCGAAgaactgagctgagctgattTGGTCCCTGACTCTATTTATACTTTCCCTAACCTTGACGTCATCGTCCTATCCGATGATCTAATTCTTATCCGCGGGAATTCGGGAATTCAGCATGATCGGGTTACGTCTGCGATGCTTCCGTCACTCGATCATAAGTGTGGCTGGTTTCGCGTCACCCAGGATGATTCATCGGACGCGAATCTGGTACATCGCGTCTAGGCTGGATTCGTCTGAAGATCGTCGGATGCAAAACTGCTGTGTGGCGTCTAGACGgtcttcttggtcgttgttggtggcgatcgTTGGAACTGCTACCGTGAAGCGACTATGTCCGTGACTTCGATTCGTCTGAAGATCGTCGGATGCGAAACTGCTGTGTAGCGTCTAGACGgtcttcttggtcgttgttggtggtgatcgttaaaGCTGCTGCCGTGAAGCGACTATGTCCGTAACTTCCCCCTCCTTAGGTTGAGCCGTCTCGGGTCAGATTAGGTTGTACTCTGATGGTGATTTTTCTTTGGATTTGCCCAATTTTTGTTACCATACACCATGCGATTGAAAGGATTAAAATAAAGATTACGATTCCACTAATAATATTGTGCAAAATCAAATGTTGATAGGTGCTTTCGATCTGATTGATTTTTTCTCGGTTAACAATATGCAATCTTGTAAGATTCTGAATATCGTTTAAACGAAATTCCGTTTCCTCAATGTGGACTGCGTTGAGAGGAATAATGTCGGGTTTTGCTGTgtattgcattt
This sequence is a window from Anopheles darlingi chromosome 3, idAnoDarlMG_H_01, whole genome shotgun sequence. Protein-coding genes within it:
- the LOC125955456 gene encoding uncharacterized protein LOC125955456; protein product: MSSFNRPVYTIASIRQELADNTLQVKAIIQETLAFRGSLEELNVLNEAGREKLGNLRRGIERLGIMAQDLGDEALYNEVEGQRKHYADTLQQFRKANISTMLEIEKANKKELFQLSPNASEMRQRSGKGHRATMLIRSATQRLQQENVTERMLSITQQLHDTTQRSAANLESLMNSSFVVKSTQNELHNTSGSISNSKMLLEKYARRDATDFAITVFGVMFFFATVMFVLWRRLF